One Phycisphaera mikurensis NBRC 102666 DNA window includes the following coding sequences:
- a CDS encoding ankyrin repeat domain-containing protein, with amino-acid sequence MDEQRLDAGAWVAAITGDDADAVARAVAAEPARARGFLTRDRPWGPERWMPLHLAADAGAARVLDALLAAGVSVEPRSQAPGAPLTRGRATPLHLAAAAGHAEAVLRLVAAGAEPDVLDAAGDRPLHLAARAGHADAVQALRMSDAALEARSGRGRTPLHEAIAGGSEDAALALLRAGADAAALCPKEPGKRTVRERAAAAGMERLLSALPPA; translated from the coding sequence ATGGACGAGCAGCGGCTGGACGCCGGGGCGTGGGTGGCGGCGATCACCGGCGACGACGCGGACGCGGTGGCGCGGGCGGTGGCCGCCGAGCCGGCTCGCGCCCGCGGATTTCTCACCCGCGACCGGCCGTGGGGGCCCGAGCGGTGGATGCCGCTGCACCTCGCCGCCGACGCCGGCGCCGCGCGCGTCCTCGACGCCCTCCTCGCGGCGGGCGTGTCCGTCGAGCCGCGCAGCCAGGCCCCCGGGGCACCGCTCACCCGGGGCCGCGCCACCCCGCTGCACCTCGCCGCGGCCGCCGGCCACGCCGAAGCGGTCCTCCGCCTGGTCGCCGCCGGCGCCGAGCCGGACGTGCTCGACGCCGCCGGCGACCGTCCGCTGCACCTCGCCGCCCGCGCCGGCCACGCCGACGCGGTGCAGGCCCTGCGGATGTCCGACGCGGCGCTGGAGGCCCGCAGCGGCCGCGGCCGCACGCCGCTGCACGAGGCGATCGCGGGCGGGAGCGAGGACGCGGCGCTGGCGCTGCTGCGCGCCGGCGCCGACGCCGCGGCGTTGTGCCCGAAGGAGCCGGGGAAGCGGACGGTCCGCGAGCGGGCCGCCGCCGCGGGGATGGAGCGCCTGCTCTCCGCGCTCCCGCCCGCCTGA
- a CDS encoding thioredoxin family protein → MALTPSTMLPLGTPAPAFALPDTAGRVRTNEEFAGVPMLVMFICNHCPYVKHVAPELKRLGDDYAGRLAVVAISSNDAQAYPEDAPEKMKEEVQARGYAFPYLYDATQEVARAFTAACTPDFFLFDAEHKLAYRGELDPTRPHRVKSGVYDDRDGQADGATLRAAIEQVLAGEEVAVEQRPSMGCNIKWREETA, encoded by the coding sequence ATGGCCCTCACCCCCTCCACGATGCTCCCGCTGGGCACCCCCGCCCCCGCCTTCGCCCTGCCCGACACCGCCGGCCGCGTCCGCACGAACGAGGAGTTCGCCGGCGTGCCGATGCTGGTGATGTTCATCTGCAACCACTGCCCGTACGTGAAGCACGTGGCGCCCGAGCTCAAGCGGCTGGGCGACGATTACGCCGGCCGGCTCGCCGTGGTCGCGATCAGCAGCAACGACGCGCAGGCGTACCCCGAGGACGCGCCCGAGAAGATGAAGGAGGAGGTGCAGGCCCGCGGCTACGCCTTCCCGTACCTCTACGACGCGACGCAGGAGGTGGCGCGGGCGTTTACGGCCGCGTGCACGCCGGACTTCTTCCTCTTCGATGCGGAGCACAAGCTCGCCTACCGCGGCGAACTCGACCCGACGCGGCCGCACCGGGTCAAGAGCGGCGTGTACGACGACCGCGACGGCCAGGCGGACGGGGCGACGCTGCGGGCGGCGATCGAGCAGGTGCTCGCGGGCGAAGAGGTGGCGGTGGAGCAGCGGCCGTCGATGGGCTGCAACATCAAGTGGCGCGAAGAGACGGCCTGA
- the greA gene encoding transcription elongation factor GreA, translated as MEFITPEDQSRIQARLDELHHNRTDIKERIAAAREQGDLKENAEYHAMRERQGMEEAEIKRLEEKLQNAQVTDNVEKPDDMVFLGSVVVLKDLSDDSSDLYKLVGTASGSFDADEIEVTASSPMGEALMKARVGETVKVDLPKGVKRFEIVEMRG; from the coding sequence GTGGAGTTCATCACCCCCGAAGACCAGTCGCGCATCCAGGCCCGCCTGGACGAGCTGCACCACAACCGCACCGACATCAAGGAGCGCATCGCCGCCGCCCGGGAGCAGGGGGACCTCAAGGAGAACGCCGAGTACCACGCGATGCGCGAGCGGCAGGGCATGGAGGAGGCGGAGATCAAGCGCCTGGAGGAGAAGCTGCAGAACGCCCAGGTGACCGACAACGTGGAGAAGCCCGACGACATGGTCTTCCTGGGCTCGGTCGTGGTGCTCAAGGACCTCAGCGACGACTCCAGCGACCTGTACAAGCTGGTGGGCACCGCCTCGGGCAGCTTCGACGCGGACGAAATCGAGGTGACCGCGAGCAGCCCGATGGGCGAGGCGCTCATGAAGGCCCGCGTCGGCGAGACCGTGAAGGTGGACCTGCCCAAGGGCGTGAAGCGCTTCGAGATCGTCGAGATGAGGGGCTGA
- a CDS encoding PEP-CTERM sorting domain-containing protein, producing MLKPSTTALLAASALLAAPGASAATLVSYATFPYDPADSGERVSVAADVTEAGITGFDLTRNGGLVDVPTRNAFNSSGWASNDPGSPTVLNNDAFVQLGFSVDPGFTVVLDDLIIGTDSSTSGPSLIGVYTSADGFAAPIGTIAEDGNFSNTTLDLSSIGEISGDFFVRFYNDGGVTPAAPSVPGEEDMANTSTWRVVSFRSDDGVFSDTQITGTVVPEPASLALVALGGTALLARRRRQA from the coding sequence ATGCTGAAGCCGTCCACCACCGCCCTCCTCGCCGCCTCGGCCCTGCTCGCCGCGCCCGGCGCCTCCGCCGCAACGCTGGTGAGCTACGCCACGTTTCCCTACGACCCGGCAGACTCGGGCGAGCGTGTTTCCGTGGCGGCCGACGTCACCGAAGCCGGGATCACGGGCTTCGACCTGACCCGCAACGGCGGTCTGGTCGACGTACCCACGCGCAACGCTTTCAACTCGAGCGGTTGGGCCAGCAACGACCCCGGCTCCCCCACCGTGCTCAACAACGACGCCTTCGTCCAGCTGGGCTTCAGCGTGGACCCGGGGTTCACCGTGGTCCTCGATGACCTCATCATCGGCACCGACTCGTCCACGAGCGGCCCCAGTCTCATCGGTGTTTACACGTCGGCCGACGGCTTCGCCGCCCCGATCGGCACCATCGCAGAGGACGGCAACTTCAGCAACACGACGCTCGACCTCTCCTCGATCGGTGAGATCAGCGGCGACTTCTTCGTGCGTTTCTACAACGACGGCGGCGTCACGCCCGCCGCGCCGTCGGTTCCGGGCGAAGAAGACATGGCCAACACGAGCACGTGGCGTGTGGTCAGCTTCCGCAGTGACGACGGCGTCTTCAGCGACACGCAGATCACCGGCACCGTGGTGCCCGAGCCCGCCAGCCTCGCCCTGGTCGCCCTCGGCGGCACCGCCCTGCTCGCCCGCCGGCGTCGCCAGGCCTGA
- a CDS encoding prepilin-type N-terminal cleavage/methylation domain-containing protein, with translation MPSSGSSRAKHAFTLIELLVVISIIALLIGILLPALGAARGAARSGVCLSNMKQLGVGQASYSATFNDWISGPNTSGGELTKQKGAYTFRNTASEPTQNFDWISPTVGSDMGLPGSRRDRTQRIFENEFRCPENEERYTGVFSPGSDFGSADTWLSNSYSILHSWTTNWVSSSSDPTQVYIPFFMRNAFDVEEGYRGRLDRITDVSGKAYVTEGTRYYDYGSGEMTFNGRTFDAFGGNFGTAGPVMASLTANGDPYRGAVPGADAATIEQSKRLAYRHNGDINSLFFDGHVESMSMEQSLDVNYWIPSGATVKDASLTPDPNDTTGQVIR, from the coding sequence ATGCCCTCCTCCGGTTCCTCCCGCGCCAAGCACGCCTTCACGCTCATCGAGCTGCTGGTCGTGATCAGCATCATCGCGCTCCTGATCGGCATCCTGCTGCCGGCGCTGGGCGCCGCGCGTGGCGCGGCGCGCTCTGGCGTCTGCCTCTCCAACATGAAGCAGTTGGGCGTGGGTCAAGCGAGCTACTCCGCCACGTTCAACGATTGGATCTCCGGACCCAACACCAGCGGCGGCGAGCTGACGAAGCAGAAGGGCGCGTATACCTTCAGGAATACCGCTTCGGAGCCGACCCAGAACTTCGATTGGATCTCGCCCACGGTCGGAAGCGACATGGGCCTGCCGGGCTCGAGGCGTGACCGGACCCAGCGGATCTTCGAGAACGAGTTCCGCTGCCCCGAGAACGAAGAGCGGTACACCGGCGTGTTCAGCCCCGGGAGCGACTTCGGCAGCGCCGACACCTGGCTGTCGAACAGCTACTCGATCCTTCACTCGTGGACCACGAACTGGGTGAGCAGCAGCTCGGATCCCACGCAGGTGTACATCCCCTTCTTCATGCGAAACGCTTTCGATGTGGAAGAGGGCTACCGCGGCCGGCTGGATCGGATCACGGACGTCTCCGGCAAGGCTTATGTGACGGAGGGCACGCGCTACTACGACTATGGCTCGGGCGAGATGACCTTCAACGGCCGGACCTTTGATGCATTCGGGGGTAACTTCGGCACGGCCGGCCCCGTGATGGCGAGCCTGACCGCGAACGGCGATCCGTACCGCGGGGCTGTGCCTGGCGCCGATGCAGCGACGATCGAGCAGTCGAAGCGGCTGGCCTACCGGCACAACGGCGACATCAACAGCCTCTTCTTCGACGGGCACGTCGAGAGCATGAGCATGGAGCAGTCACTCGACGTGAACTACTGGATTCCTTCGGGAGCAACGGTCAAAGACGCCTCGCTGACGCCCGACCCGAACGACACGACGGGCCAGGTCATTCGCTGA
- the rpsU gene encoding 30S ribosomal protein S21: MPIRIKARNGESAEQMLRRFKKLCEKEGLTKDVKKRAFYEKPSEIKQRNARRTRPASSPRD, from the coding sequence ATGCCCATCCGCATCAAAGCCCGCAACGGTGAATCCGCCGAACAGATGCTCCGTCGCTTCAAGAAGCTCTGCGAGAAGGAGGGCCTGACCAAGGACGTGAAGAAGCGGGCTTTCTACGAGAAGCCCTCGGAGATCAAGCAGCGGAACGCCCGGCGGACCCGCCCGGCGTCGTCGCCGCGGGACTGA